In Erythrobacter sp. KY5, the DNA window ACCGGGCGCACCGCCTGACGCAGCAGCCAGAAACATGTGGCTCGATAATCCTCGCAATCCAAAAGCCCCGCTCGCAGGCTTCAAAGTGCTTGAGCTTGCACGCGTCCTCGCTGGCCCATGGGCTGGACAGATCCTGTCCGATCTCGGTGCGGACGTCATCAAGGTCGAAAGCCCGGAAGGCGACGGGACGCGCCTGTGGGGACCGCCCTGGGTGGAGCGCACGGGCGCAGACGGGGAAACACGGCGCGAGGCCGCCTACTATCACGCTGCCAATCGCGGCAAGCGTTCGATCATCGCGGACTTTTCAATCGAGAACGACCGTGAGCGAATTGTAGAGCTGGCACGAGGGGCCGACGTTCTGATCGAGAATTTCAAGACCGGTGGTCTTGCGAAATTCGGCCTCGATTACGCATCTCTTTCGTCGATCAATCCCGCGCTCGTCTATTGTTCGATCACAGGCTTTGGCCAGACCGGTCCGCGCGCTCATGAGGCGGGGTATGACTTTGTCATTCAGGGCATGAGCGGCTTCATGTCCGTTACCGGTGAGCCGGGCGGTGTGCCGGTCAAGATGGGCATCTCGATCAGCGATCTGTCGACGGGCGTATATGCGGCGAACGGCATTCAGGCCGCGCTTATTCAGCGCATGAGGACCGGCAAGGGGCAGCATGTCGACATGAGCTTGCTCGATTGTTCGGTCGCTTTGCTGGCGAACCAGGCAAGCTATCACTTTACCACCGGCGAGAATCCACCGCGCATGGGCAATGCGCATGCGCAGGTCGCGCCCTACGGCGTATTCCCGGTCTGCGATGGGCACATTATCCTCGCCCCTGCCAATGATCGGCTGTTCGCGCGGCTTGCCGAAGTGCTCGGCCTGCAGGAACTTGCCAGCGATCCTCGGTTCGCGGGCAACGGTGAACGCGTAACAAATGCTCACGAACTTGACGCGATCATCGCCGATGCGACAGCCTCTTGGTCGAAGGCCGATTTGATGGCCGCATGCAAGGCGAAGGGCGTACCAGCAGGGCCAATCAACCATCTGGACGAAGTGTTTGCAGATCCGCAAGTGATCGCACACGGGATGCGGGTCGATCTGGGCGGGATGCCGGGAGTGCGCAGCCCGTTCACATTTTCCGAGGCCGAACTCGCCCTCGACCGGCCATCACCGATGCTAGGCGAAGACGACTAGCTCAATCGCGCGGATATCCCGCGCCAGATGCGCTCAAATGGGCCCTGACCAAACCACTGTATCAAGATCGGCGACCATGCGAGCATGGCTGCGATGGGTATGATGCTGAGCGCGAAACCCTGCGCCCTGCTCACTTCACCGAACAACCCGAGCCCCCAGCTCGCGAATAGCGACGCGAAGCTCAGCGAAGTCATCAGGTAGTTGGTAAGCGAGAGCCTGCCCACCGATGCAAGCCGACCAGTGATGCTTCCTTCCTGATCGAAGAAAGCCATGGCGAGCGCTGCAAAGCCAAGGCCCAGCAGCGTATCGAAGGGGGCTGACAGAACGATGGCCGCTGCCCCTGCAAAGGCAGGCGCGAAATTGCTATCGGAAACCCACCATGCAAGGGCAAGAAGCGGCGGGAGCGCCAGCAATGCGCATATCGCGGCAAGGCGCTGAAGCCGGAAGGTGCGCCATTGGGCACTCAACATGCGATCCTTCCAAAGCGCCATGCCCAGCGCCATCGCCGCCAGATTCAGCGGTATCGAAGCTGCCAGCACTGCCAATTGAGAGCCGAACCCGTCAAGCCTGCGGGCTATCCTTTCACCCAAACCCTCTCGCCCGATTTCGAGCGCATGGTTGAGAGCCCCGGGATCGCTTCCGAATTGTCGCTCTGCAAAAAGCGCCGCATCGCTGCCGACCCTGCCGACATAAACATCGACCACAGCGCTGCCGAATGCGACCATTCCGCCCCCCACATGCAGCGCGACGAGCCCGATAGCGGTCGCATAAAGTGCGCGGTGGCCAAGCGGTGCGAGCAGAGGGATGGCGAGCCCGGCGAGCGCATAAGCGCGCAGCACATCATTACTCGCAATCAGCAAGGCATGGACAAAGCCAATCATGAAAAGCACAGCCATGCGCGCTAGATGGGGGCGCCAGATAGCATCGCCCGAACGCTCAAGCAGGATCAAGCAACCTGCTCCGAACAGCATCGCAAAAAGTGTGCGAAACTTGTCCTCGATAAAGACGAAACTGGCTGCCCAGACCAAGCGGTCGAGAGCGCCTTCCCCGCCCCAGACCAGCGGGTTGGCATAGGCCTGCACCGGCAGCGCGAAGGCGTAGACATTCATCAACGCGATGCCCAGCACCGCCAAACCGCGCAGGGCGTCCAGCTCGATGATGCGGCCGGTGTCGTTAGTAATGTCGGGCGCTGCCATGACTTGCGCCCTAGCAGGTCAGCCCAGAGCTGCCTTCAACTCATCGACCAAATCCGTGCGCTCCCAGGGGAACAGGTCACCGTCTGCCTTCCGGCCAAAGTGACCATAGGCTGCGCTGACGCGATAGATCGGCTTGTTCAGGCCAAGGTGCTCGCGAATGCCACGAGGGGTGAGACCTCCGAGCTTGCCGACGTTTTTGATCGCGTCTTCAATGGCAGCATCGTCGATGTTTTCTGCACAGGTCCCGTGCGTGTCCACATACAGTGAAAGCGGCTCCGACACCCCGATCGCGTAGGCGATCTGGATCGTGCAACGCTTGGCAAGACCGGCGGCAACTACGTTCTTCGCGAGGTAGCGCGTGATGTAAGCGGCGCTGCGATCGACCTTGGTGGGGTCTTTGCCGCTGAAGGCTCCGCCCCCATGCGGACTGGCCCCGCCGTAGGTGTCGACGATGATCTTGCGTCCAGTCAGACCTGCGTCTCCGTCGGGTCCGCCAATGACGAAGCTTCCGGTAGGATTGATGTGCCAGATTGTCTCGTCCGAGATGAAGCCATCGGGCAGGATTTCCGAAACCACACCCTTCACATAAGAGTGCAGCTCGGCTTCCTTCTCGCCCTCGTCATAGCCCGGCGCGTGCTGAGTGCTGACCACGATCGCGGTGCAGGCAACGGGCTTGCCGTCCTTATAACGCAGCGTGATCTGGCTCTTTGCATCGGGTTCGAGGAATGGCGCGGCTCCCGAGTGGCGGTCCGTTGCCAGTCGCTCCAGGATCTTGTGGCTGTAATCGAGCGTTGCAGGCATCAGGTCTGGCGTTTCATCGCAGGCAAACCCGAACATGATGCCCTGGTCACCGGCCCCCTCATCCTTGTTGGAGCCCTCAGCGCCCGCATCGACACCCTGTGCGATGTGGGCCGATTGTCCGTGGAGGTGGTTTTCGAAGTTGAGGGTCTTCCAGTGAAAGCCATCCTGCTCATAGCCGATGTCACGGACGGTGGAGCGCACGGCACGCTCGATTTCGTCCTTCGCGCCCGGCGCCCAGCCGCCGTTGAAAGCCCACTCCTCGTTCTTGTCGTCATACATCGGCTTGCAACGAATTTCGCCCGACAAGATCACGCGCTGCGTTGTCGTCATGGTCTCGCAAGCGACACGCGCTTCGGGGTCTTTTGACAGCATCAGATCGACGATGGCGTCGGAAATCTGGTCGGAAACCTTGTCAGGATGCCCCTCGGAAACGCTTTCGGAAGTGAAGAGATAATCGCTGCGCATAGTTGTACCTAGGAAGGCCTCCCGTGACTCTCGTTCGTCGTCTCAGGTCACCTTATGCAGACATAAGGAAACCTTTATATGGATGGCCATGGGCACTAGCTGCGCTCAGACCGCAGCGCAAGCAATCTCGGCAGTCCAAGCCCCAGAATTGCAATGAGGGCAGCCCAGGTGAGCGCAAGCGCGTTGCCGAACCGCGCAAAGAGTGTCGGCGGCTTGGCAGCGGGAACGAAGCCCTCCACCTTGCCGGCGACCCCGGTCGGTATGCTCTGGCGAACGATGCCGTTTGCGTCGATCACCGCGCTGATCCCGGTCGTGGTTGCGCGCAGGACGGGCAAACCTTCCTCAATCGCTCGCATTCGGGCCTGAGCCAGATGCTGCGGTGGCCCCCAGCTTCCGAACCATCCGTCATTGGAAGGGTTGAAGAGGTAGTCGGGCCGGTTTTCCCGATCGACGACCTGCCCCGAGAACACGATTTCATAGCAGATCTGCACACCGGCGAGCCCATGCTCCCCAAGGTCCAGCGTCCCCGGACCCGGCCCAGGCTGATAGGGCACTGTGCCCGCTGTCAGGCGCGCGAGGCCAATAGCACCCAGCCAGTTTTCCAGCGGGAGATACTCACCATATGGGACGAGATGCGCCTTGGCGTAATGGTGCGTGATGTCCCCTTCACCGTTCAGCGCCACGACCGAATTGCGCGCAGTTATCGCGCCCAGAACGCCGTCCGGGCGCATACCGATGTCGAGGTTTACAACGCCGGTCAGCAGCGTCGTGTCATCGCCAAGCACCCGCCCGATCCGCTCCCGCGCAAGCGTCGGGTTCGCAGCATAGGTTGTCGCGCGATAATACCGGTCGGGGTAGCCTTCTTCGAGATAATCGGGGATCGCGCTCTCCGGCCACAGGACGAGGCGCGAAGTGTCGTTGCCGGGCCGGGTCAGATCCGCGGTGCGCTGGAACTGCTCTTCGAACTTGGTCCCGTCATTGATCTCGTCCTGCGGGATCAGGGGCTGGACAAGAGTGTAGGCAATGTCGGAGTTGTCCATGGTTCGATGCGGCACAATCATGGGCCCAACGATCACCGCTATGCTGAAACCGACAAGCGCGATTGCCCGGTGCCACTTTGACGGCATGGGACGCGTGGCGAGCCACAAGAAGATCGCCGCAACCAAGATCGCCAGCCCCGACAAGGCATAGGTGCCAAGCCAGGGAAGAAGCCGTGCGACGCCTTGCGCATCCCAATTGCCAAGCAGCATCAGCCCGAGGGGCGGCCATGGATAGCCTGTGAAAACCCAGCTTCTCAGCCATTCGGTGACGATCCAGCCAGCCGCAAACACCGCTCCGAATGCAAGCGGCCCTGAACGCTTTGCCGCCAGATGCGCCGCCAGCGCAGCCAGCGCCGGATAGACCGCCAGATAGACGCACAGCAGCGGAACGGCCGCCCAGCCGAGCACTTCGGGCATCTTCGCCTGATAAGTGAAAGCGGTGGCAATCCAGTTGTTGGCAAGCGTTAGATGCGCCCACCCGAACATCCAGCCGCGCCATGCTGCGCCTTTCCAGGTCGGCGCGGCATGAACGTGCGCCGCGAACAGCGTCAGCGCTGGAAGCGCGATCCACCATGCATGAAGCGGAGGAAATCCGCAGGCCGCGACCAGCCCAAGCAAGGCCGCGCTCAACCCCGGCCAGCGTGAGGCGAAGGACGCCGCCCGCGCGCTCAGACCCGCCAGAGTGCCATTATCGGTATCCAGCGCCGGACCGGCCATCCCTCGTCGATCCTCGATCGGTCGGCTTGGAATTAGCCTACCGCTTCGAGGCTATCGTCGTCGTCCGACGCACTCGATGCGCTGATTGACGGCGGCAGAACGGACGAATCGATCTCACCTTCGCCTGCGCCCTCATCGCTCTTGCGACGCGGCTTGCGGCGCGGCTTGTCGCCCGTGTCTTCCGACTTGGGCTTGCGGGCACGGCGCTTGGGCTTGGGCTGCTCTTCTTCGGAGTCGACCTCTTCGCCTTCCACGCCCTGTTCGCCTTCTTCGTACGATTCGTCATCGCGCGATTCATGCTCGTCCCGACGGTTGCGCGAGCGACGGCTGTTCTTGCGGCTGTTGTTGCCGTCATCCTCGTCGCTGTCGTCGTTCGCCTGCCCACGATCGTCGCCTCTGCCGTCGTTACGCTTGGCGCGCGCTTCGTCCTGGCGAGCCTTGTTGTCGGCGATCACGCGGAAATAGTGGTCGGCGAACTGCAGGTAGTATTCGGCCTGAACCCGGTCGCCATTGTGCTGTGCGTCCTGAGCAAGCTTCTTGTACTTGTCGAGAAGCTGCGGCGCGTTGCCACGTGCACGGCTGTCGATCCGGTTCTGATTGTTCGCGCCGCCCTGATTGTTGCGATTTCCGCGACCGCGGCGACGATTGTTGCGATTGTTATTCAAGGATATTCATCCCGTTACCGACCTGACGCAGCGGGTAATTGCATACGCCCTTGGCCATTAGACCTCTCGTCTGTGCGCCCGACAGAGCGCAGCGCCCCGCGCTGCCTGTGGCCGAGGGCGAGCCCTGACGGCCGTGTGACATCGAATTTGGAGCTTGGCCTGCCCGATTTGCGCCCTTCGCAGATCGGAGACCTGATTCGGAGGTAGCGAGCCGAACCCGGTTTGCCAAGCCCCTGTGGCGTTTTCGTCACCAAAGGACCACGCAGCGTGGCCTATTTGCAAGATCATGTCGCATTTGGACCGCGAAACCGTGACCCTGAGCCATTTCGTTCACCGCATCACCTTGCGCGGCGCCGATCTCCAGCAGCGCGACGCCTTTGGGCGATAAGAGCTTGCGCAGTTGCGGGATGATGACGCGATAGTCGTCAAGCCCCTCCGGTCCGGCAAACAGGGCCGAGGCCGGCTCGTAATCACGCACATCAGGATCAAGCGGTGCATCCTCCTCGACATAGGGAGGGTTGCACAAGATGAGGTCGAAGGTGCCAAGACTGTCGTCCCAGCCATCCTCGCGCCAATCGCGAAGCAGGAACCGCGCCTGTGCTCCGATGAGGCCAAGCGCCTGAGCATTGTCCCTCGCCACTTTCAACGCCGCATCAGACGCATCGATACCGATGCCGGTTGCATCCTCAAGCTCCATCAGCACGGTGATAAGCAGCGCACCCGATCCCGTTCCCAGATCAAGCACGCGCCCGGCGTGCGGGGCGGTCTCAAGCGCCGCGTCGATCAAGGTCTCGCTATCGCCGCGCGGGATCAGGACTTGCGCGGAGACCGCGAAGTCGCGTCCGTAGAACTCCTGAGTGCCGGTGATGTGAGCCACCGGCTCGCGCGCGGCGCGGCGCTCGACAAGGGCGGCAAAGTCTTCTGGCCGGGGGTCTGCCATGTGGCGCAGCAGCATATCCGACCGGTTCACCCCCAATGCGTGAGCCATCAGCAACTCGGCATCGAGCCTGGCGGTGTCGCTCGTGCTCGCCAAGCGCTGGGCGGCCTCGCGCAGGGCCTGTGAAACGGTCACTGCGCCAGCGCCGCCAGCCGTTTGCCCTCGTCCTCTGCGATCAGCGCTTCCACCAACTCATCAAGCCCCGTCCCGGCGAGCACCTCTTCCAGCTTGTGAAGCGTGAGGCCGATCCGGTGGTCGGTCACGCGGCCCTGCGGGAAGTTGTAGGTGCGGATGCGTTCTGAGCGGTCGCCGCTTCCCACCATGGCCTTGCGCGCTTCGGCCTCTGCTCCTTGCGCTTCGTCGCGGGTCTTCTCGTAGAGGCGCGCGCGCAACACCTGCATCGCCTTCTCGCGGTTCTTGTGCTGGCTGCGCCCGTCCTGGCAGGTGACGACCAGCCCGGTTGGCTCATGCGTGATGCGGATTGCGCTGTCGGTGGTGTTGACGTGCTGACCGCCTGCGCCGGATGCACGATAGGTGTCGATCTTGAGATCGCCCGGATCGATCTGCACATCGACCTCATCGGGTTCGGGCAGCACAGCGACGGTGGCTGCCGAGGTGTGAATGCGCCCGCCGCTTTCGGTAACGGGCACACGCTGCACGCGATGGACGCCGCTTTCGAACTTGAGTTTCGCGAAGACGCCGCTGCCGCTGACATTCGCGACGATCTCCTTGAAGCCGCCCACTTCGGACGCGCTCATGCTGACCGGTTCGACCCGCCAGCCCTGCTCGGCGGCGTATTTCTCGTACATGCGGAACAGGTCGCCCGCGAAGAGCGCCGCTTCGTCACCGCCAGTGCCGGCGCGGATTTCCAGCATGGCGGGCTTCGCATCGGCCCGGTCACGCGGCAACAGCGCGATGGCGAGCGCGCGCTCCTTCTCGGGCAGCGCCTCGCGGATCGCGCCAAGCTCTTCCTCTGCCATCGCTTTCATCTCGGGATCGGCGAGCATCTCTTCGAGCCCCTCGATCTCTTCGCGCATCGCCTTCACCTCGCCCGCGATCTTCGCCACCGGCTCAAGCTCGGCATAGTCGCGGCT includes these proteins:
- a CDS encoding CaiB/BaiF CoA-transferase family protein, with amino-acid sequence MWLDNPRNPKAPLAGFKVLELARVLAGPWAGQILSDLGADVIKVESPEGDGTRLWGPPWVERTGADGETRREAAYYHAANRGKRSIIADFSIENDRERIVELARGADVLIENFKTGGLAKFGLDYASLSSINPALVYCSITGFGQTGPRAHEAGYDFVIQGMSGFMSVTGEPGGVPVKMGISISDLSTGVYAANGIQAALIQRMRTGKGQHVDMSLLDCSVALLANQASYHFTTGENPPRMGNAHAQVAPYGVFPVCDGHIILAPANDRLFARLAEVLGLQELASDPRFAGNGERVTNAHELDAIIADATASWSKADLMAACKAKGVPAGPINHLDEVFADPQVIAHGMRVDLGGMPGVRSPFTFSEAELALDRPSPMLGEDD
- a CDS encoding DUF418 domain-containing protein, producing MAAPDITNDTGRIIELDALRGLAVLGIALMNVYAFALPVQAYANPLVWGGEGALDRLVWAASFVFIEDKFRTLFAMLFGAGCLILLERSGDAIWRPHLARMAVLFMIGFVHALLIASNDVLRAYALAGLAIPLLAPLGHRALYATAIGLVALHVGGGMVAFGSAVVDVYVGRVGSDAALFAERQFGSDPGALNHALEIGREGLGERIARRLDGFGSQLAVLAASIPLNLAAMALGMALWKDRMLSAQWRTFRLQRLAAICALLALPPLLALAWWVSDSNFAPAFAGAAAIVLSAPFDTLLGLGFAALAMAFFDQEGSITGRLASVGRLSLTNYLMTSLSFASLFASWGLGLFGEVSRAQGFALSIIPIAAMLAWSPILIQWFGQGPFERIWRGISARLS
- the metK gene encoding methionine adenosyltransferase, whose amino-acid sequence is MRSDYLFTSESVSEGHPDKVSDQISDAIVDLMLSKDPEARVACETMTTTQRVILSGEIRCKPMYDDKNEEWAFNGGWAPGAKDEIERAVRSTVRDIGYEQDGFHWKTLNFENHLHGQSAHIAQGVDAGAEGSNKDEGAGDQGIMFGFACDETPDLMPATLDYSHKILERLATDRHSGAAPFLEPDAKSQITLRYKDGKPVACTAIVVSTQHAPGYDEGEKEAELHSYVKGVVSEILPDGFISDETIWHINPTGSFVIGGPDGDAGLTGRKIIVDTYGGASPHGGGAFSGKDPTKVDRSAAYITRYLAKNVVAAGLAKRCTIQIAYAIGVSEPLSLYVDTHGTCAENIDDAAIEDAIKNVGKLGGLTPRGIREHLGLNKPIYRVSAAYGHFGRKADGDLFPWERTDLVDELKAALG
- the lnt gene encoding apolipoprotein N-acyltransferase, translated to MAGPALDTDNGTLAGLSARAASFASRWPGLSAALLGLVAACGFPPLHAWWIALPALTLFAAHVHAAPTWKGAAWRGWMFGWAHLTLANNWIATAFTYQAKMPEVLGWAAVPLLCVYLAVYPALAALAAHLAAKRSGPLAFGAVFAAGWIVTEWLRSWVFTGYPWPPLGLMLLGNWDAQGVARLLPWLGTYALSGLAILVAAIFLWLATRPMPSKWHRAIALVGFSIAVIVGPMIVPHRTMDNSDIAYTLVQPLIPQDEINDGTKFEEQFQRTADLTRPGNDTSRLVLWPESAIPDYLEEGYPDRYYRATTYAANPTLARERIGRVLGDDTTLLTGVVNLDIGMRPDGVLGAITARNSVVALNGEGDITHHYAKAHLVPYGEYLPLENWLGAIGLARLTAGTVPYQPGPGPGTLDLGEHGLAGVQICYEIVFSGQVVDRENRPDYLFNPSNDGWFGSWGPPQHLAQARMRAIEEGLPVLRATTTGISAVIDANGIVRQSIPTGVAGKVEGFVPAAKPPTLFARFGNALALTWAALIAILGLGLPRLLALRSERS
- a CDS encoding DUF4167 domain-containing protein; translated protein: MNNNRNNRRRGRGNRNNQGGANNQNRIDSRARGNAPQLLDKYKKLAQDAQHNGDRVQAEYYLQFADHYFRVIADNKARQDEARAKRNDGRGDDRGQANDDSDEDDGNNSRKNSRRSRNRRDEHESRDDESYEEGEQGVEGEEVDSEEEQPKPKRRARKPKSEDTGDKPRRKPRRKSDEGAGEGEIDSSVLPPSISASSASDDDDSLEAVG
- the prmC gene encoding peptide chain release factor N(5)-glutamine methyltransferase, coding for MTVSQALREAAQRLASTSDTARLDAELLMAHALGVNRSDMLLRHMADPRPEDFAALVERRAAREPVAHITGTQEFYGRDFAVSAQVLIPRGDSETLIDAALETAPHAGRVLDLGTGSGALLITVLMELEDATGIGIDASDAALKVARDNAQALGLIGAQARFLLRDWREDGWDDSLGTFDLILCNPPYVEEDAPLDPDVRDYEPASALFAGPEGLDDYRVIIPQLRKLLSPKGVALLEIGAAQGDAVNEMAQGHGFAVQMRHDLANRPRCVVLW
- the prfA gene encoding peptide chain release factor 1 — its product is MQIPPERLDQIANRFAELEARMASGTLEGDAFVQASRDYAELEPVAKIAGEVKAMREEIEGLEEMLADPEMKAMAEEELGAIREALPEKERALAIALLPRDRADAKPAMLEIRAGTGGDEAALFAGDLFRMYEKYAAEQGWRVEPVSMSASEVGGFKEIVANVSGSGVFAKLKFESGVHRVQRVPVTESGGRIHTSAATVAVLPEPDEVDVQIDPGDLKIDTYRASGAGGQHVNTTDSAIRITHEPTGLVVTCQDGRSQHKNREKAMQVLRARLYEKTRDEAQGAEAEARKAMVGSGDRSERIRTYNFPQGRVTDHRIGLTLHKLEEVLAGTGLDELVEALIAEDEGKRLAALAQ